From Candidatus Angelobacter sp.:
GGCTCCTCCAGTTCGGTCTTGGGTCCGGAAAAAGCAAAAGCAAATTGGTCTTCTGGCCGGGTGAACCTGCGCGTGGAAGCATCGACGAGAGCTATCAAAAAAGTCTGCTCCGGCAAAAAGAAGCCACTTGCATCGAAATCGAAATTGACTCGCTCGACAATCTGCTTTCGTTGAATTCGTTACCTCCGCCAGACTTTGTCAAAATTGACGTCGAAGCGGCCGAATTAGAAGTGCTCCGGGGCATGAGCCACACTCTCGAAACTTACCAGCCCCGGCTGTTCATTGAAGTTCATTCAGGAGTGGATGTTCGACAGCTGGTGCAAGGATTGGTCGAAAAGGGCTATCACCTGCACCATGTTGAATCGAAAACGCCGATTGGTTCGGCGAATACTCAAACTGCCTACAACGGGCACCTTTACTGCGTGCATCATGCTCGCCTCCCGCGCGGTCCTGCGTGACCGCAGGTCAGATATATTCCCGTGCAGCATTTCAAAAAGACCTGCGGTCGTATGCCGTCACGCATGTCGCGAATCCACAGGGACGCCATTTAAAAGGGCGACGATCGCCCGACGATTCGGTGACGGGCCAGGCGCCGAAACATATCGGGAGGGCCCTTTTCACAAGCTCTTCCGGATACAAGGGACGAGGGCGGAACACCGATAATATTTCCTCCGTTCTCAGGATTTGTAGTCCGGCACCGACGCGCGTGTAGGTCAAACGCCGACAACCCTAGTTTCTTGATTCCGACAGAATAATCAGACCAGGACCGATT
This genomic window contains:
- a CDS encoding FkbM family methyltransferase → MKALALSSKFLRPFLRSGGWTYTIRQGVAAGLVRKGGLGFIPRALSQEERFLLDLDWEGQTVYDVGGYEGVFTLFFAKSVGPRGRVFTFEPNPANCQRIKENVLLNHLNNIRLLQFGLGSGKSKSKLVFWPGEPARGSIDESYQKSLLRQKEATCIEIEIDSLDNLLSLNSLPPPDFVKIDVEAAELEVLRGMSHTLETYQPRLFIEVHSGVDVRQLVQGLVEKGYHLHHVESKTPIGSANTQTAYNGHLYCVHHARLPRGPA